A stretch of Aeromicrobium tamlense DNA encodes these proteins:
- the mshD gene encoding mycothiol synthase, whose protein sequence is MTLLDLAESALEADGVAPFNEATTIALRDGSPLRLERYDEVVGAVAVGDAPVEFVVHPRYRRQGRGRALVDDLVERGETRFWAHGDLPGAQALAAAAGLHAERTLLVLTTAEAVVPEVVTPAGVTLRSFREEDADAIVAVNGRAFASHPEQGAMDRADFDRRRAQEWFDPAGLFVAERDDEVVGFHWTKVEDGVGEVYVVGVDPAAHGGGLGKALTAIGLRHLWSRGVSAIDLYVEGDNDPALAVYRGLGFTEKARDVLYAARA, encoded by the coding sequence ATGACCCTGCTGGACCTGGCCGAGTCCGCCCTCGAGGCCGACGGCGTCGCCCCGTTCAACGAGGCCACCACGATCGCGCTGCGCGACGGCAGCCCGCTGCGGCTGGAGCGCTACGACGAGGTCGTCGGGGCGGTCGCGGTCGGTGACGCGCCCGTCGAGTTCGTCGTGCACCCGCGCTACCGGCGCCAGGGCCGCGGGCGAGCCCTCGTCGACGACCTCGTCGAGCGCGGCGAGACCCGGTTCTGGGCGCACGGCGACCTGCCCGGCGCGCAGGCGCTCGCCGCCGCCGCGGGCCTGCACGCCGAGCGCACGCTGCTCGTCCTGACCACGGCCGAGGCGGTCGTGCCCGAGGTCGTGACGCCGGCCGGCGTCACGCTGCGCTCCTTCCGCGAGGAGGACGCCGACGCGATCGTCGCGGTCAACGGGCGCGCGTTCGCCTCGCACCCCGAGCAGGGCGCGATGGATCGCGCCGACTTCGACCGCCGCCGCGCGCAGGAGTGGTTCGACCCCGCGGGACTGTTCGTGGCCGAGCGCGACGATGAGGTCGTCGGCTTCCACTGGACCAAGGTCGAGGACGGCGTGGGCGAGGTCTACGTCGTGGGCGTCGACCCCGCGGCGCACGGCGGCGGACTGGGCAAGGCGCTCACCGCGATCGGCCTGCGCCACCTGTGGAGCCGGGGCGTGTCCGCGATCGACCTCTACGTCGAGGGCGACAACGACCCGGCCCTGGCCGTCTACCGCGGCCTCGGGTTCACCGAGAAGGCGCGCGACGTCCTGTACG